From Corynebacterium sp. BD556, the proteins below share one genomic window:
- the rplQ gene encoding 50S ribosomal protein L17 translates to MPTPKKGARLGGSANHQKHIVSNLAQSLFEHGAIKTTAAKAKVLRPYAEKLITKAKKGTLADRRAVAAELPNKDIVAYLFNELAPKFANREGGYTRTIKLENRAGDNAPMVHISLVLEETVSAEATRTARAAASKQAEADKAAAAEPEAEKKAEATEEE, encoded by the coding sequence ATGCCTACCCCTAAGAAGGGTGCCCGCCTCGGAGGGTCCGCCAATCACCAGAAACACATTGTTTCTAACCTGGCGCAGTCCCTTTTCGAGCACGGCGCAATTAAGACCACCGCTGCCAAAGCGAAGGTTCTGCGTCCTTACGCAGAGAAGCTGATCACTAAGGCGAAGAAGGGCACGCTGGCTGACCGCCGTGCTGTCGCCGCCGAGCTGCCGAACAAGGACATCGTCGCGTACCTGTTCAACGAGCTCGCACCGAAGTTTGCCAACCGTGAGGGCGGCTACACCCGCACGATCAAGTTGGAAAACCGCGCCGGCGATAACGCCCCGATGGTGCACATCTCCCTGGTGCTTGAGGAGACTGTTTCCGCCGAGGCTACCCGCACCGCCCGCGCTGCAGCGTCCAAGCAGGCTGAGGCTGACAAAGCCGCAGCTGCTGAGCCTGAGGCTGAGAAGAAGGCAGAAGCGACCGAGGAGGAGTAG
- a CDS encoding S8 family serine peptidase — protein MHRVALIAAAALLPLVVPLAHAQDIACMAPAPASAPEVSPWPDTLRDFATGAGVRVAVIDTGVSPHPELDQLIATADFVSPEQPDPLFDCDGHGTVVAGIIAANSTGIAPDAEILAVRQTSAHYRNRRSDEEVETSGSLRSLADAIHAALDDHARVINISVVSCVDPRDADLIDASTLHHALARAEHDGAVVVSAAGNVTTSCPQGSFVFPSHLPTVLSVGARADAHTLADYSVDFPEGLQTVSAAGTHEVGLSWNGGFARGSAPERDTVHPFTGTSFAAPVVSGTAALLLQRHPHLTPDKVRWIIRQAAQPAHGAVDPLAVVTHLPSEDATRTSRVVLQPSAQETSGAGERLRAVLPLLAAAAVCAWAVGVMSKRCTRPRDQ, from the coding sequence ATGCACCGCGTAGCTCTCATTGCCGCCGCAGCCCTTCTTCCACTGGTTGTGCCGTTGGCTCATGCCCAGGACATCGCCTGCATGGCCCCGGCCCCTGCGTCGGCCCCCGAAGTGTCCCCCTGGCCCGACACACTTCGTGACTTCGCTACTGGGGCAGGTGTGCGCGTCGCCGTTATCGACACCGGGGTAAGCCCCCACCCTGAGCTCGACCAGCTCATCGCCACCGCCGATTTTGTCTCCCCGGAGCAGCCCGATCCGCTTTTCGACTGCGATGGTCACGGCACTGTCGTCGCTGGGATTATCGCCGCCAACAGCACCGGCATTGCTCCCGACGCGGAGATTTTGGCGGTGCGGCAGACTTCCGCGCACTACCGCAACCGGCGCTCCGACGAGGAGGTGGAGACGTCGGGAAGCTTGCGTTCGCTTGCCGACGCCATCCACGCCGCCCTCGACGACCACGCGCGTGTCATCAACATTTCCGTCGTTTCCTGCGTCGACCCGCGCGACGCCGACCTGATCGATGCGAGCACACTTCACCACGCCCTGGCACGCGCCGAACACGACGGGGCGGTTGTCGTCTCCGCCGCCGGCAACGTCACCACCTCGTGCCCGCAGGGCTCTTTCGTCTTTCCCTCACACTTGCCTACTGTGCTTTCCGTCGGCGCGCGCGCCGACGCGCACACGCTGGCCGATTATTCCGTGGATTTCCCGGAAGGGTTGCAGACAGTCTCCGCCGCGGGCACCCACGAAGTGGGACTTTCCTGGAACGGCGGTTTCGCCCGCGGCAGCGCACCCGAGCGTGACACGGTGCACCCCTTCACGGGGACGAGCTTCGCGGCTCCCGTGGTCAGCGGCACAGCCGCCCTGCTTCTTCAGCGCCACCCACATCTAACGCCCGACAAGGTGCGTTGGATCATCCGCCAGGCGGCGCAACCGGCGCATGGCGCGGTCGACCCGCTGGCAGTGGTGACACACCTGCCCAGCGAGGACGCCACCCGCACGTCCCGGGTAGTGCTTCAACCCAGTGCCCAGGAGACCTCCGGCGCTGGCGAGCGCCTCCGCGCTGTGCTGCCGCTGCTAGCGGCCGCCGCGGTTTGCGCGTGGGCCGTAGGCGTAATGAGCAAGAGGTGCACCCGCCCACGGGATCAATAA
- a CDS encoding DNA-directed RNA polymerase subunit alpha, with product MLISQRPQLTEEFIDTNRSKFVIEPLEPGFGYTLGNSLRRTLLSSIPGAAVTSIKIDGVLHEFTTINGIKENVSEIILNVKDIVLSSDSDEPVVMYLSKEGPGDVTAGDIEPPAGVEIHNPDLHIASLNEQARLEMELVVERGRGYVPAMPNAGGEVGRIPVDQIYSPVTRVAYKVEATRVEQRTDFDKLIIDVETKNSMTARDALASAGSTLVELFGLARELNTAAEGIEIGPSPQETEYIAAYNLPIEDLNFSVRSYNCLKRQEIHTVGELAEYTESDLLDIRNFGQKSINEVKIKLASLDLTLKDAPEDFDPTQIEGYDAETGDYVDTSAEESE from the coding sequence ATGCTCATCTCGCAGCGCCCCCAACTGACTGAGGAGTTCATCGACACCAACCGTTCCAAGTTCGTCATCGAACCTTTGGAGCCCGGTTTCGGCTACACTCTCGGAAACTCCCTGCGCCGCACGCTGCTGTCGTCCATTCCGGGCGCAGCCGTGACCTCCATCAAGATCGACGGTGTGCTCCATGAGTTCACCACGATCAACGGCATCAAGGAAAACGTCTCCGAGATTATCCTCAATGTCAAAGACATTGTGCTGTCCTCCGACTCGGATGAGCCGGTGGTTATGTACCTGTCCAAGGAAGGCCCGGGAGACGTCACCGCCGGCGATATTGAACCGCCGGCTGGCGTGGAGATTCACAACCCGGATCTGCACATTGCTTCCCTCAACGAGCAAGCGCGCCTCGAGATGGAACTTGTTGTCGAGCGCGGCCGTGGCTATGTCCCGGCCATGCCCAACGCTGGCGGAGAGGTCGGCCGCATCCCAGTCGACCAGATCTACTCCCCGGTCACCCGTGTCGCCTACAAAGTTGAGGCGACCCGTGTTGAGCAGCGCACTGACTTTGACAAGCTGATCATCGACGTGGAGACCAAAAACTCCATGACCGCCCGCGACGCCTTGGCGTCTGCTGGCTCCACCTTGGTTGAGCTGTTTGGTCTTGCTCGCGAGCTAAACACCGCAGCCGAGGGCATCGAGATCGGCCCCTCCCCGCAGGAAACTGAGTACATCGCTGCTTACAACCTGCCCATCGAGGACTTGAACTTCTCTGTGCGTTCCTACAATTGCCTGAAGCGCCAGGAGATTCACACGGTTGGTGAGCTCGCTGAGTACACCGAAAGTGACCTGCTGGACATCCGTAACTTCGGCCAGAAGTCCATTAACGAGGTCAAGATCAAGCTGGCTTCGTTGGATTTGACGTTGAAGGACGCACCGGAAGATTTCGACCCGACCCAGATCGAAGGCTACGACGCCGAGACTGGGGACTATGTCGACACCAGCGCGGAAGAATCCGAGTAA
- the eccB gene encoding type VII secretion protein EccB, with amino-acid sequence MDGKTGRALRRHEREHRLLPTTRPQVSGHRFMQRRVEHGLIFGDIRMIHDPLAMRRRAMAFGLAAAVIVGAVMGLLAWLRPNADPGDAPILRASHGELFVRVDGAVHPVTNLTSARLITGAADNPVRVGDAHLVDLPRGVPVGLPAAPSHFAPKGGTAAAWSVCHAGETVTVAAGPHTNPLPPEHAVVAASAQGEWLVTAQGRALLPGADDPAGRVIRRALGITPQTPRWHPPAQVLSALRENPPLRLPDPLPELIQSEDEWWMLTPDRAVQQVTQVQAAIMRNAGAQLTTTPRAELANYPDAVTAVKLHLPEVAPQNWEAAKVCVGADRGAVDVEQGEATVRLSAGATATHFTGLDDGAVAVDTGHGYHVVSTHGLRHEVEDKNNLAVIGAERIEQAPWEIVSLLPEGDALRRQEALAALY; translated from the coding sequence ATGGACGGAAAAACCGGGCGCGCTTTGCGGCGTCATGAGCGTGAGCACCGCTTGCTGCCGACGACACGCCCGCAAGTTTCAGGCCACCGTTTCATGCAGCGCCGTGTGGAACACGGGCTGATCTTCGGTGATATTCGGATGATCCACGACCCGCTGGCGATGCGCCGCCGCGCCATGGCCTTCGGCCTTGCCGCCGCGGTCATCGTAGGTGCCGTGATGGGGCTTTTGGCCTGGCTGCGGCCCAACGCGGATCCCGGTGATGCGCCGATTCTGCGCGCCAGCCACGGGGAGCTGTTTGTACGTGTCGACGGGGCGGTTCATCCCGTCACGAACCTAACCTCGGCGCGCTTGATCACCGGCGCGGCGGACAACCCGGTGCGGGTGGGCGATGCCCACCTAGTCGATCTGCCGCGTGGGGTGCCGGTGGGGTTGCCTGCGGCACCCTCCCACTTCGCGCCGAAAGGTGGCACTGCGGCGGCCTGGTCGGTGTGCCATGCGGGGGAGACAGTAACTGTTGCCGCTGGGCCGCACACCAATCCGCTGCCGCCGGAACACGCCGTAGTGGCTGCCTCAGCCCAGGGCGAGTGGTTAGTTACCGCCCAGGGGCGCGCCTTGTTGCCTGGGGCGGATGATCCTGCGGGGCGCGTGATACGCCGTGCGCTGGGTATCACCCCGCAGACTCCGCGCTGGCATCCGCCAGCGCAAGTATTAAGCGCTTTGCGCGAAAACCCGCCGTTGCGCCTTCCTGACCCGCTGCCGGAGCTAATCCAGTCCGAAGATGAGTGGTGGATGCTCACGCCGGATCGCGCGGTACAACAAGTCACGCAGGTGCAGGCCGCAATCATGCGCAACGCCGGTGCGCAGCTAACCACGACACCGCGTGCAGAGCTAGCCAACTATCCCGACGCCGTCACTGCGGTGAAGCTGCACCTGCCTGAGGTCGCGCCGCAAAATTGGGAGGCCGCGAAGGTGTGCGTCGGCGCTGACCGTGGTGCGGTTGACGTGGAACAAGGTGAGGCGACAGTGCGACTATCAGCGGGGGCGACGGCGACGCACTTTACGGGCCTTGATGACGGAGCCGTCGCCGTCGACACCGGCCACGGCTACCATGTGGTCTCCACGCACGGATTGCGTCACGAGGTAGAAGATAAAAACAACCTAGCGGTGATCGGTGCGGAGCGGATTGAGCAAGCTCCCTGGGAGATTGTGTCGCTGTTGCCTGAGGGTGACGCGCTGCGCCGCCAGGAAGCGCTGGCCGCGCTTTATTGA
- a CDS encoding DUF6541 family protein — translation MALASVVLIALLVLILPGFLISFVAGAKAPAALAVAPAVTFGVVGVSAWMWGATSAPFNWLTFFISMLLALAAAAAWRWMFARRARRRANVGWRRALWPGVWRERSLLDPFWVLPAAGVVAGSWMIISDRLSWLVRLPHGVGNIVQGWDSQWHANVVRYIMEEGVASPTRMGELQNLESHAQLLYPTGFHALVALFGQAAGLDPIPAVNIASTVFPGFVLPLSMACLVLTILRSRGLTAQIAAGLAAAAIYVAPPILWIGDYVGMWPYLVAVGLVGSVIWVFCEVPGWHALAFPAALAFVGALNVHPSVVTYIAVPVALFWLTSLLLKPARSRIGDLAWLAGPAVAGVVLFLPQVLAGSAQAEEVSGWATPEDKGYSNTWAAVWSMDTRHVDQFFSEFVGHSVVTLWVLGGLGAAVALVWRGQIWPILFTLISAAAAVNALEPIDGWWGDTLAIIGNLHYNTAHRLVMPVAMMLVAGAAVGVAAIVRLLCLAPLGARWAKPAWLRATAVASIVVAVAAGSLTMAWAHDRTSTGAKSSFALPRTGGRMVNDNDLLAFDWLATQPAAWEGYTMGEPADGYSWLYAYNGVPTIGRHYQWPLGGRGSSTDILFWRTSLLGEGVRGESAAAKRTKNIVDKAAEDLNVSFILSSPEPFWYQQYPAYEQTKALWASEGATPVYRKGTTVIFALNDRFSRAEIEQMRKDALANGSDELAQLESASAW, via the coding sequence ATGGCCCTAGCGTCGGTGGTGCTCATCGCGCTGCTAGTCCTTATCCTTCCCGGATTCCTGATCAGCTTCGTGGCAGGCGCTAAAGCCCCGGCGGCGCTGGCGGTCGCTCCGGCGGTCACTTTCGGCGTCGTGGGTGTCAGTGCCTGGATGTGGGGAGCGACAAGCGCACCGTTTAACTGGCTGACCTTTTTCATCAGCATGCTGCTGGCGTTGGCTGCGGCTGCAGCGTGGCGGTGGATGTTCGCCAGACGCGCCAGACGGCGGGCCAATGTGGGTTGGCGCCGTGCGCTGTGGCCCGGTGTGTGGCGTGAACGCAGCCTGCTCGACCCGTTCTGGGTTCTGCCCGCCGCAGGTGTAGTCGCCGGTTCCTGGATGATCATTTCTGATCGGCTGAGCTGGCTAGTTCGCTTGCCGCACGGTGTGGGCAACATCGTGCAGGGCTGGGACTCCCAGTGGCACGCGAACGTGGTGCGTTACATCATGGAAGAAGGTGTAGCCTCCCCGACACGGATGGGTGAGCTGCAAAATCTGGAGTCCCACGCGCAGCTGCTCTACCCCACCGGGTTCCATGCCCTCGTCGCGCTGTTTGGGCAGGCGGCAGGACTCGACCCGATCCCGGCGGTCAACATCGCTTCCACCGTCTTTCCCGGCTTTGTGTTGCCCTTGTCGATGGCGTGCCTGGTGTTGACCATCTTGCGTTCACGCGGGTTGACCGCCCAGATTGCGGCGGGGCTGGCGGCTGCAGCGATTTATGTAGCTCCGCCTATTTTGTGGATCGGGGACTACGTCGGCATGTGGCCCTATTTAGTGGCCGTGGGCCTGGTTGGCTCCGTGATATGGGTGTTCTGCGAGGTTCCAGGGTGGCATGCCCTCGCGTTTCCGGCTGCGCTTGCCTTCGTCGGCGCGCTCAACGTCCACCCCTCAGTGGTGACCTACATCGCTGTGCCCGTGGCGCTGTTTTGGCTCACCAGCCTGCTGCTCAAACCGGCGCGTTCCCGGATCGGGGATTTAGCGTGGTTGGCCGGGCCGGCGGTGGCCGGCGTGGTGCTATTTTTGCCGCAGGTGTTGGCGGGGTCTGCCCAGGCCGAAGAAGTTTCGGGGTGGGCCACCCCGGAAGACAAAGGCTACAGCAACACATGGGCTGCGGTGTGGAGTATGGACACTCGCCACGTCGACCAGTTCTTCTCTGAGTTCGTGGGCCACTCCGTGGTCACCTTGTGGGTGCTCGGTGGCCTCGGGGCGGCGGTGGCGCTTGTGTGGCGTGGGCAGATCTGGCCCATCCTTTTCACCCTGATCTCGGCCGCTGCCGCAGTCAACGCCCTTGAACCTATCGACGGCTGGTGGGGCGATACATTGGCGATAATCGGCAACTTGCACTACAACACCGCACATCGTCTCGTCATGCCGGTGGCGATGATGCTGGTGGCGGGAGCGGCAGTAGGTGTGGCCGCGATCGTTCGCCTGCTGTGTTTGGCGCCGCTGGGGGCACGCTGGGCCAAACCGGCCTGGCTGCGTGCTACCGCGGTGGCCTCTATCGTTGTGGCTGTGGCGGCTGGGTCGTTGACGATGGCGTGGGCGCACGACAGGACCTCGACAGGCGCGAAATCTTCGTTTGCTCTGCCGCGCACCGGCGGGCGCATGGTCAACGATAACGACCTGCTCGCCTTCGACTGGTTGGCCACACAGCCCGCCGCCTGGGAGGGCTACACGATGGGCGAGCCGGCTGACGGTTACTCCTGGCTCTACGCCTACAACGGCGTGCCCACCATCGGCAGGCACTACCAGTGGCCCCTGGGCGGCCGCGGTTCCAGCACAGACATCCTCTTTTGGCGCACCAGCTTGCTGGGCGAAGGCGTGCGCGGCGAGTCCGCCGCCGCAAAGAGGACGAAAAACATCGTGGACAAAGCCGCCGAGGACTTGAACGTGTCTTTCATCTTGTCGAGCCCCGAGCCTTTTTGGTACCAGCAATACCCGGCTTACGAGCAGACCAAGGCACTGTGGGCCTCCGAGGGAGCAACGCCGGTTTACCGCAAAGGCACCACGGTGATCTTCGCGCTCAACGACAGGTTCAGCCGCGCAGAGATCGAACAGATGCGAAAAGACGCCCTCGCCAACGGCTCCGATGAGCTCGCCCAGCTCGAGTCGGCCTCCGCCTGGTAG
- the eccD gene encoding type VII secretion integral membrane protein EccD codes for MVAATAHHIVHVTIRIDVVTFHRDIDLTLPTSSSLAEILPELSRLVDLPAVRRPWQATTAAGAPLDMNTPLYQLKLYDGSVIALRPQENPRPPVVRDAAEALAADAENANQVRGLDVAASCTGAVAFGILVSPWLGVAGALAAAGLLAVLLSLPSRGCVLHTCGSVSAAAGCAVWVAGPPSTWVSSQDPALGAAAGAGVLLLATGVGAALTSIGAAVAAACLSTAVLVCVAAVGAWLPSAYAPAAVAVLAVLIVLTVAPRVATRAAGLRIPHIPTAGEEFASADTYQSDVDKRARRAREITAGIHFGCALVACPALVALAWPGTGWAQALCVGVVGAFALHAGRHHYPAPRLAVSAITLSAVVSCAVAASRADFHPVPMLATAAVVALLSATAVVWVSRVPEIEPTTTVWLERIESACLILALPIALHLAGVFDAIRGL; via the coding sequence ATGGTTGCTGCCACAGCACACCACATTGTTCACGTCACCATCCGTATCGATGTTGTCACGTTCCACCGCGACATCGATCTCACGTTGCCTACGTCTTCTTCACTCGCGGAGATTTTGCCTGAGCTTTCGCGCTTGGTTGATCTGCCCGCGGTGCGGCGGCCGTGGCAGGCGACGACGGCTGCGGGCGCGCCGCTTGACATGAATACGCCGCTGTATCAGCTCAAGCTTTACGACGGCTCCGTCATCGCCCTGCGCCCTCAGGAAAACCCGCGTCCTCCAGTGGTGCGTGACGCGGCGGAGGCCCTGGCGGCCGATGCTGAAAACGCCAATCAGGTGCGCGGCTTGGATGTTGCCGCCTCCTGTACGGGAGCTGTCGCTTTCGGCATACTTGTTTCGCCGTGGCTGGGGGTGGCCGGGGCTTTGGCGGCCGCTGGCTTACTTGCGGTGCTTTTGAGTCTGCCCTCCCGTGGCTGCGTTTTACACACCTGCGGCTCCGTCTCCGCCGCCGCGGGGTGTGCGGTGTGGGTGGCGGGCCCGCCGTCGACTTGGGTTTCTTCCCAGGACCCGGCGTTGGGGGCCGCGGCCGGGGCCGGGGTGTTGCTGCTTGCCACTGGGGTGGGGGCGGCGCTGACAAGCATCGGCGCTGCGGTGGCGGCGGCCTGTCTGAGCACCGCCGTGCTGGTCTGCGTGGCAGCGGTCGGGGCTTGGCTGCCGAGTGCTTATGCTCCAGCGGCGGTGGCAGTGTTAGCCGTGCTTATCGTGCTGACGGTTGCGCCGCGTGTCGCCACTCGCGCAGCCGGGTTGCGCATCCCTCACATTCCCACGGCGGGTGAGGAGTTCGCCTCAGCCGATACTTACCAGTCTGATGTGGACAAGCGTGCTCGGCGCGCACGAGAGATCACCGCGGGCATCCACTTCGGTTGCGCGTTGGTTGCTTGCCCGGCGTTAGTGGCGCTTGCCTGGCCCGGCACCGGGTGGGCGCAAGCCCTGTGCGTGGGTGTTGTGGGCGCTTTCGCTTTGCACGCGGGCCGCCACCATTATCCGGCACCCCGGCTGGCTGTGAGCGCAATCACGTTGAGCGCTGTGGTGTCGTGCGCAGTTGCGGCGAGTCGTGCTGACTTTCACCCGGTGCCGATGCTTGCCACCGCCGCGGTGGTGGCGCTGTTGAGCGCCACTGCGGTTGTTTGGGTAAGTCGCGTGCCGGAGATTGAACCCACCACTACTGTCTGGCTGGAGCGAATAGAATCTGCTTGCCTTATCCTCGCCTTGCCAATCGCGCTTCACCTCGCGGGGGTTTTCGACGCCATCCGGGGTTTGTGA
- the truA gene encoding tRNA pseudouridine(38-40) synthase TruA, with protein sequence MTLAQPVKDSLRLRLDIAYDGTDFHGWARQKPAADGTATRTVQETLEDALSTILRVPARLTVAGRTDAGVHASGQVAHLDVPRASLVQRSIDGDPGKLVPRLAKFLPEDVRVTKVAMAHPLFDARFAAIDRTYVYRVSTHPSGVLPTRVRDTAWWPRPIDIERMQAVADLVVGLNDFAAFCKARPHATTVREVKEMRWVEASTSEEPCLYEAHIRADAFCWNMVRALVASCLHVGAGRRDPAWVEGLLEKRERSPQVQLAPAKGLTLSAVTYPADEDVAARLAVTRDKRDLLERAD encoded by the coding sequence GTGACTTTAGCTCAGCCCGTCAAGGATTCGCTTCGCCTGCGCCTCGATATTGCGTACGATGGCACGGATTTTCACGGTTGGGCGCGGCAGAAACCGGCTGCTGACGGCACTGCCACCCGCACCGTCCAGGAGACGTTGGAAGACGCTTTAAGCACAATCCTGCGCGTTCCTGCCCGGTTGACGGTGGCGGGGCGCACTGACGCCGGGGTCCACGCCAGCGGACAGGTCGCGCACCTGGATGTTCCGCGGGCTTCGTTGGTGCAACGATCCATCGACGGGGATCCAGGCAAACTGGTGCCCCGGCTGGCCAAGTTTCTTCCCGAGGACGTGCGGGTGACAAAGGTCGCCATGGCGCATCCGCTTTTCGACGCCCGTTTCGCCGCCATCGACCGCACCTACGTTTACCGGGTGAGCACCCACCCTTCCGGCGTTTTGCCGACGCGGGTGCGCGATACCGCCTGGTGGCCGCGCCCCATCGACATCGAACGCATGCAGGCCGTGGCGGACCTGGTGGTGGGGCTCAATGACTTTGCGGCGTTTTGCAAGGCACGGCCGCACGCCACCACGGTGCGGGAGGTCAAGGAGATGAGGTGGGTTGAGGCGTCGACAAGCGAGGAACCTTGCCTTTATGAAGCGCACATCCGCGCCGATGCTTTCTGCTGGAACATGGTGCGTGCGCTGGTTGCGTCTTGCCTACACGTCGGGGCGGGTCGCCGTGACCCAGCCTGGGTTGAAGGGTTGCTTGAAAAACGCGAACGCAGTCCCCAGGTGCAGCTCGCCCCAGCGAAGGGGCTGACCTTAAGTGCGGTGACCTACCCGGCCGACGAGGATGTGGCGGCGCGGCTGGCTGTGACCCGGGACAAGCGTGACCTCCTCGAGCGCGCCGACTAG